In the Natrinema sp. CBA1119 genome, CTACTCACAAAGCGTGAGGAGAGTCCGTGAACGGACGGCTCTTCCCGACGTAGTGGCTTTTCATGGACGGGAGTGAACCCCCTCAATCGGAGGTTTGGAGCGTCGGGGATGAGCCGAGTTCGCTCCGGATCCGATCGCGTTTCAGCAACACGAATCCGCCGAGAATAACGACGTATCCGACTATCGTCGCAATCGTAATACCCTCGGAAAGCAAGACCCAGCCAAAGGGCGCGCTGAACGCGGCGGCCGCATACGCGATGAAGTTCATTTCGAAGGGACCCAGCTGTTCGAGCAAATAGAAATAGATGAAGTACGCGACCGCGCTCGAGAAGACGGACAAATAGAGCACCATCGCGAGCGCGGTATCGGTCCAGCGAGCGGAATCGATGGCAACGTCAGGTTGGGCGAACACCGCGACATGGAGGAAGATCGCGCCGAGAAGCATCGACCACGTCTCCATCGTTATCGCTGGCTGGGTTGCTTCGTACCGCTCTGTGAGAACGCTGCCAAGTGCCATGCTGGCGGCAGCAACGAGAACGAACAGTTGACCGACGACTTCAGTAGTAAGCAGGTTCGAGGGATCGGGGCGGGAGATGATTAGGACACCGAAAAAGCCGAGAGCGACACCGACCAGCCCTGCGAGGTCAAACTCCTCGCTGGGAAGGAAAAGCCGTGAAAAGAGAGTGGTGAAAATCGGCATCAACCCGACTAAAATACCCGCAACAGCGCTTGGGACGATAGTTTCGCCGAGAAATAAGAACGCGTTGT is a window encoding:
- a CDS encoding DMT family transporter is translated as MILGALWGGAYPAIKVGLDAVPPVLYAAVRYDIASLIMLGYIVVAVDYWYPRSRADWINATIGGVLIIGAYNAFLFLGETIVPSAVAGILVGLMPIFTTLFSRLFLPSEEFDLAGLVGVALGFFGVLIISRPDPSNLLTTEVVGQLFVLVAAASMALGSVLTERYEATQPAITMETWSMLLGAIFLHVAVFAQPDVAIDSARWTDTALAMVLYLSVFSSAVAYFIYFYLLEQLGPFEMNFIAYAAAAFSAPFGWVLLSEGITIATIVGYVVILGGFVLLKRDRIRSELGSSPTLQTSD